A region from the Francisella orientalis FNO12 genome encodes:
- a CDS encoding YciI family protein, with amino-acid sequence MQIHIINLKYLVNEDKVASIRPLHREFLDIGYDKGILLASGPKSDKTGGIILAKGDIEDVKKFIENDPFYTNNIAQYSFNTFDAVKHIKELTN; translated from the coding sequence ATGCAAATCCACATTATAAATTTAAAATATTTAGTTAATGAAGATAAGGTCGCATCTATAAGACCTCTTCATAGGGAGTTTCTAGATATAGGATATGACAAAGGTATCCTTCTAGCTTCAGGACCTAAATCAGATAAAACTGGTGGAATCATCCTTGCTAAAGGAGATATAGAAGATGTTAAAAAGTTTATTGAAAATGATCCTTTTTATACAAATAATATAGCTCAGTATAGTTTTAATACTTTTGATGCTGTCAAGCATATAAAAGAATTAACTAATTAA
- a CDS encoding MnmC family methyltransferase — protein MIIDDARYISNYDLDIVDTWFLDGFSPAKNTSIWKETFFENMMKLSKNQSNFATFTSASKIRKLLQKYGFKVNEDTGFSKKREMM, from the coding sequence TTGATTATTGATGATGCCAGATATATTAGCAATTATGATTTAGATATAGTAGATACATGGTTTCTTGATGGATTTTCTCCAGCAAAAAATACTAGCATTTGGAAAGAAACTTTTTTTGAAAATATGATGAAATTATCAAAAAATCAAAGTAATTTCGCAACTTTTACATCAGCATCAAAAATTAGAAAATTATTGCAGAAATATGGTTTTAAAGTTAATGAAGACACAGGTTTCAGTAAGAAGAGAGAAATGATGTAA
- the tsgA gene encoding MFS transporter TsgA — protein MESGTNNSSSFRNKLLITFICYLCYFYTANVVLVTGAVMKPLSEYFNNSNIGFAFTFINVAMWFAIFIIGILMNRFSIKLLLIAAVAIGVISSLITAIVPSMFTLKILLTCVGITGGLFMAIASYMIVHIYNDHKIRAMNVIFTDFFFSFGGALIPIFAAYLITQNFQWYTIYSILQITAVIILVLVIFSDFSILNRHKIVNDINTKLSFSSWNLSLYCIAFAAFLFLLAQLIMTSYAQSYFQEILGWGTIDANKPLSFFWTAQCVGLFISPLITRFVPLKYILPTFMLVGLIALSGILYIPDMSTVIKAAIIFGLFNCYIYAGLLAYGTFQMENAPPTLITTILLFGTTGTALSTTTGAFINKYFGLTNVMHFVVIFYIISFILVISSVLFSKEQKNA, from the coding sequence ATGGAAAGTGGAACAAACAACTCATCATCATTTAGAAATAAACTGCTTATAACTTTTATATGTTACCTTTGTTACTTTTATACAGCTAATGTAGTATTAGTTACTGGGGCTGTTATGAAACCCCTATCTGAATATTTTAATAATAGTAATATAGGTTTTGCATTCACATTTATTAACGTTGCAATGTGGTTTGCCATATTTATTATTGGTATTTTGATGAATAGATTCTCAATAAAACTACTACTTATAGCAGCTGTGGCTATTGGTGTCATTTCTTCACTCATAACCGCTATAGTACCATCCATGTTCACACTTAAAATACTTCTAACTTGTGTGGGTATAACAGGCGGATTATTTATGGCAATAGCAAGCTATATGATTGTACATATCTATAACGATCATAAAATTAGAGCTATGAATGTAATTTTCACAGATTTCTTTTTTAGCTTTGGTGGAGCTTTAATTCCTATATTTGCAGCTTATTTGATTACCCAAAACTTCCAATGGTATACTATTTACTCAATCCTACAAATAACTGCTGTTATTATTCTAGTTTTAGTTATTTTTTCTGATTTTTCTATACTAAATAGACATAAAATAGTAAATGACATAAATACAAAACTAAGTTTTTCATCTTGGAATTTAAGCTTATATTGTATTGCTTTTGCAGCATTTTTGTTTCTACTAGCTCAATTAATAATGACTAGTTATGCTCAATCATATTTCCAAGAAATATTAGGTTGGGGCACGATTGATGCAAATAAACCACTTTCTTTTTTCTGGACTGCTCAATGTGTAGGCTTATTCATAAGTCCTCTTATAACAAGATTCGTACCATTAAAATATATTTTGCCTACATTTATGTTAGTTGGATTAATCGCATTATCTGGCATATTATATATCCCTGATATGAGTACAGTAATCAAAGCAGCTATTATATTTGGTTTATTTAACTGCTATATATATGCAGGTCTACTAGCTTATGGTACTTTCCAAATGGAGAATGCTCCTCCAACTCTTATTACAACTATTCTTTTATTTGGTACAACAGGTACCGCACTATCTACAACAACAGGTGCTTTTATAAATAAATATTTCGGACTTACTAACGTAATGCACTTTGTAGTTATTTTTTATATAATATCGTTCATACTTGTAATATCCTCTGTTCTATTCTCAAAAGAACAAAAAAACGCATAA